tatggatgtgtttgagtgtgttgcCAGAGGTAATTTCCACAGGCTTCCCCTGTGAAGGAGCTGCTCTCCGTAATGCAGAGGAGGGAGAGTTGGGGAGGAGACTGCAGCTCCACATTTCGCTCCCTATTACAGAGCAGTAGCTTGGCCTTTGGGCTCAGTTTCTCCAGTGACCACTTGcacctcctcctctgctgcctctctgattgctgctgcagcacagatTGAGAAAGAAGCAGAGCTTGCAagcgttttgtgtgtgtgtgtgtgtgtgtgtgtgtgtgtgtgtgtgtgtgtgtgtgtgtgtgtgtgtgtgtgtgtgtgtgtgtgtgtgtgtgtgtgtgtgtgtgtgtgtgtgtgtgtgtgtgtgtgtgtgtgtgtgtgtgtgtgtgtgtgtgtgtgtgtgtgtgtgtgtgtgtgtgtgtgtgtgtgtgtgtgtgtgtgtgtgtgtgtgtgtgtgtgtgtgtgtgtgtgtgtcacctttTGTCTTTATTTCTCTTTTGGTGATAGGCTTAAGTAACTGCCATATACAATGCAACAGCAAAGCTCTGAGAAATCTACCTCTGGCATGTATGACATATCCTCTTTGTACCCTAATAATTCATGGATTTATTAAGATGAATATGATGGGTAAAGCAAAGCAAAGGGTTAAGATGGGCTGTCTAGCATTAGCAAGTTAAATATTGCACATATCACATGAATATATGTTCCTTATATGCCCTCAAGCAACATACTTAAGAAGACACAAACAGACACTACTTTACTGTTTTATGGTTTTGAATACCTCTCTCTGGTTTACATGAGAAGGAAAACAATTAAAATCTCCCTTAACTTTCCTGATTGTGGTCAGTGGCTTATGAGCTCTGTCACTGCGTTATCATCTGAACTCACTCTATTATTAATTGGATTTATATATTATCTTTACGTGCATGTTAATTACTTATGACGTATGAGCATGGCTCAGTCCTTTTGGAAGCTGTACAGTCTAATATTAATTGAATGAAGTGTACAGTATGGATAAGCTCACTTAGTGTAGCTGACCTGTTCCTTCCTTCACTCCCTTTTACAAAGACGAAGAAATAAATACTACACAGAAGTTATGAGTATCACCATTGTTTATAACAACATTGTTTCCGTGTTAAGCATCACTGGGTAACTGTTCATCTCAGTTTGTAGACAAACACCTCTCTGGTAGCGGAGTGTGTCTGCAGTGAGGGATGTTTTCATCAGGATGAAGTCATCACAGTGACGAAGAGCCGCTCCTTCAAAGCAGTTAATGGAGTGAGGGTGTGGAGCGGCCGGCATGTTGGCAGCTTAATGTGGATCTGACCAGGGTGATATGTTTGCTTGAGCTTGCCAAACAAGAAATCTCATATCTTTTAGGGGCCCAATCTATAttttactgaagtattcaaaatcaCGTGGCAGACTGTTATAGAGAGTTGTCTACCATTACAATggtatttataaaaaaatatatatattacattacatcattATAGTCTATACTCTTTAGCCTCTCAAATGTGGGAATTTGCTgctttttctgtcttttataTCATAGTAAATAGTTTCAGTTAAGACAGCTTAACATAATTTAAAGACGTCACCGAAAGCTTTGGTAAATGGTATTGGTCCTGGACTCCTGTTATAGATTAAATCAACTGAttcataaataatacaaatgttgtttgttattctcATTTCACAGCTTCTATTGATCATGGCTGTTCATATCATGCTGTTTGGGTTTTGGAATATTAGTcatgttatggttatggttatGATCCACTGCTATGATTTATTTTAATAAATTATCTGTGGTCTGTAATTTAATTGAGCTTTTTCTGTTTCCATGACAGGTTTGAAGACCTCTAATCATATTGGGTCCACGGCCAGCCAGGTGGCCAATCAGGCGACAGCCAGGCTTCGCTGAGGAGGGAGACCATCAGTGAGACTGGAAGAGTGTCTCTCCTCACCCACCCTGCTTCACCCACCCTGCTCCACCCGCAGCACCATGTCCATACCCAGCATCAGCCCAGAGAGGGAGGGTAGCGCTCTTCCTCATCTGGAGTGCCCTTCTTCCCCTTCCGGCATGGACCAGGACCCACCATCGACTGGAAGCCCGGTGCTCAGCCCGGACTCATCTTCCCATGATGCAACGCTGTCGGCACCAGCAGCCTCTCCTGCAGACTCGGAGAACCTGAGTCCAGATGAACTAGAGCTGCTGGCCAAACTGGAGGAGCAGAACAGGTGAGATCAGATCATAGTGTttaactattaaagacaaaaaCAAGATGTTAATAGTTGGACATCAGCAAGATCAACCAGTTAATACTGAAGAGTAGTGGTGCTCAGGGTCACAGTGGGCCGCAACACCCTCTGGGTAAAGAGCGCTCTCTTCAATCACATCATCTCTGCCTCCTGCTAACTCAGACTCCAACAAACAACAAGGATACAAACTACTAAAAAAGAGTTACAGGCAAAAACATGTTGAGAGATATGTTAATTTGCTTTCTTGCGGCGAGTTAGATGAGTAACCAGCACCCTTGTTTACAATATTGTCTTATTGTTCTGCACAGTATGAAGAGAATAAGTACTACTGCATATGAGATATGTATCCATTTCAAATGAACTTGTAATATAATTCTAAGAAAGATAGACTTACCTTGGACAAGGCAGCATTGGAGACCTGTATACGAAGGTGTTTATTTTTGTCAATTTAAACATTGATTTGGTCAGCTGTGTGAGTAGTATCCTAATCGGGCAGCTGCTGGTTTTGTAGTTTAAACTAAACAGCTCTGAGCCTTCTGGATCCTCTACAAGGTTGTGCACTAACTGGACTGACCCTCACATTGTCACAGTCTTCATGCCTCAGTGTGATATCTGCCTGCCGTGACTCCTAATGCGCATCAAAGCTTCCCCGTGTGTGTACCAGGTTGTGTTAGACAAGCTCTCTCCTGTAGTCTTGTGTGCTCCTCTCCTCATGAACTCTCTCTTCACGCAGGTTGTTGGAGGCTGATTCCAAGTCCATGCGGTCGATGAGCGGCTCCCGGCGCAACAGTGGATCCTCGCTGGTGTCCAGCTCCTCGGCCTCCTCCAACCTGTCTCACCTGGAGGAGGACACCTGGATTCTGTGGGGCCGCATCGTCAACGAGTGGGAGGAGTGGAGACGCAAGAAGGACAAACTCCTGAAGGTGGGGATTAGATCTGGAGATTACAAATGAAAGGTTATGTTGTCACGGGCGACATTTTCTGAAAAATTAGTCATTGGATATCATTTTAAATGAGAGCATCATAAAGAAGATTATCATCCTCCTCATTTTATTTTGACATCTTCTTTCACAGGAAGTTGAACAAAATCCCTGACTCACTGAACATGCTGGTTGGCCATTTATATCTGTCAGTTTTTAGTCATAAGCTCACAGTGTTTGTGTTTTAGCTGTGTGCACATGTGTTTCTGAAGCTCTGTGTTTTCTGAGAACCCAGGGTTCATTTTTGCTGACCAGAGCTGTGGGAGAAAAGCCTTCATGTTCATTGTCTTGAGTTTGTTGCCACACAATAATTGCCTCACTGCACCAATACCCCTCTCTCttcatcctctctctctcccctcctttTCTCTGTGTCTTTCTATGTCCTCTGTGACAAAAAAAGAAACCCAGGGGAAGAGAAGATGGATGAGAGAAGGGATAGCAGAATGAGTCAGGGCAAAATGGGAGAGCAGTCAAACAAAGCAAAAATGACACTGCTTTCAAATCCTACAAAGAGTCTGGCTTTgtgttcaaatgtatttatcggGATAAACGGAGATAAACCACCTCGTTTAGAAAGGCGTGATTCTTTTTAATGTTGGACTTGAGAAAAACTAAAGTAATTATGATAAGTGTTCTTAATGTGGTTGTTGTGGCTGTAATTATAACATAATTGTAATTTAGATATGTAAATCATTATACCATGATTAATTCATCCTCAAGTGATGCCTCGAATTGTGTCCCTCACCACATAAAGGAGAGTAGTATTAATCCTCTTGAATGTCTCGTTGCCCTGCAGGAGTTGATCAGGAAAGGCATCCCTCACCATTTCCGGGCCATCGTCTGGCAGCTGCTGGGCAACGCCACCGACATGCCGGTGAAGAACCAGTACTCGGAGCTGCTAAAGATGTCGTCCCCGTGCGAGAAGCTCATCCGCAGAGACATCGCCCGCACCTACCCCGAGCACGAGTTCTTCAAAGGCCAGGACAGCCTGGGGCAGGAAGTCCTCTTCAACGTCATGAAGGTGAGCACGGCAGCATCTCACGTCGGATAAGTAGCAGCTATGAAGAGGTGACACGGTGTCTTTTGTGTCTTTGTttccacgtgtgtgtgtgtgtgtgtgtgtgtgtgtgtgtgtgtgtgtgtgtgtgtgtgtgtgtgtgtgtgtgtgtgtgtgtgtgtgtgtgtgtgtgtgtgtgtgtgtgtgtgtgtgtgtgtgtgtgtgtgtgtgtgtgtgtgtgtgtgtgtgtgtgtgtgtttgactgtTGGTACAGTGTTTTAAATACTACTCATTTACTAAATCAAGTAATGTTCTGCTAGACGGTATTAgaagaaaatatataattatttcGACTGATATTGCAATTCCAATATTCACATTTTGTATGATAATTTTTGTATCATTACTctcatttaatttatatagaaATAATCATGGTAGGGATCCGTACCAAGAACAATGTGTTGAATACATGAAACATTTGTaaagcttcttttttttacatttaaaatagcTAATTGCAGACTGTCATGTCCCTCAGAGCACGTGTTTCTTTGTGCGTTAACAGCAATTATGTGTGTTGCTTTGCCTGCATGTCCACGCATCTTTACAATACAAACAAAACAGGACCTGCTCATAAATACATACATCTTTAGCGTTGATCTTCATTAGCTCTCTTAAATATATtgatcatttattttatattatagtAATGAATGTAATCAGAATGCCATGTTGAAACATCTCTTCCTGTAGCCATTCAGACAAAGACTAATTGAACTGTGAGGATTTGAAGGGCTGTAATTAACTCCTCCATTGTGCGTGTTCCAGGCTTCCGAATGTCATTTTGTTTACGAAGCATTGAACACATTTGTTGTTTGCAGTCATGGAAACAAGCTTGTTGAGCAGCTCCGCATCAGTCAAGTTTCCTATTAGATGAGCTGCACAGGAAATGGATGGACCTCTGGTGACTTGTGATCCTGTTGCTCACAGTCAGTCTGGATTACAGATGTCATCTGTGCTGCTTTctataaatacacatctgaaaactaatgtgtgtgtttttgtgtctttcaggcatacTCTCTGGTGGATCGAGAGGTGGGCTACTGCCAAGGCAGTGCATTCATCGTTGGTCTGCTGCTTATGCAGGTAATGATTAAATATGTCATGAAACTCATCAATAACGAGGATATTTAGCCTGAAGGCTCAGTTCAGTATGTCTAAGGTTCGTTGTTATCACTCCCTTTAGATTTCTCTGCTACTAAAAACTGTTTATTATGCAGCAGGATTTTGAGTTGGTCTAGAGGTTAGCAGGGAATTATGGGACCCACTGTACAACAAACTGTTTAACATAagcaatgtatttttttttataccTAATGAGGAAACTTTACTCACCCCTCTCACCTCCTCCTAGATGCCTGAGGAGGAGGCGTTTTGTGTTTTTGTGCGTCTGATGCAGGAGTACCGCCTGAGGGAGCTGTTCAAACCCAGCATGGCCGAGCTGGGCCTCTGCATCTACCAGTTTGAGTATCTGCTTCAGGTAAAGAAGAGAGGCCTGCAGTGTTACACTCATCCACACAGAGGCAGCAAATCCTTCACTCATATCTTCAGCACATCACTTTCAGTTTTGATGTCCTTCAAGACTTCTAATCATATTCCTTCTATTCCTCAGGAGCAACTTCCAGAGCTCAATGTCCATTTTCGATCCCAGAGTTTCCACACTTCCATGTATGCCTCGTCCTGGTTCCTCACCCTTTTCCTCACCTTCCTCCCTCTTCCTGTCGCCACCCGCATCTTCGATATTTTCATGTATGAGGTAGGAAACGTGTTTTTGACTGTCTATAATTCACTAACCTGTTCTCTGAGTTTACTGAGCACACATAATAAAAGATGATGTCCTGTCTGCAGGGCCTAGAGATTATCTTCCGCGTGGGCCTGGCCATCCTGCAGTACAACCAGACTGACCTCATTCAGCTGGACATGGAGGGCATGTCGCAGGTAAGCTGCTGCAGCTTTatacaacaacaaataaatgacCAAACAGGTGAATTTTCTCCTGATAAGCGTGCGTGTGGGATATATAATTAAACACAACATTTTTGGTGGTATCATGCggtataaaagacacctacaGTACAGCCATTTTTAATTATCATTTTCTTCATCTTTGACTACTCTTCAATGATTATGCGTTTGATTATTGAACAACCGGTTTGTCAATTACTTTATGACTTTAGTGATAAAAGGCCATTATAATTTCCCTATAGCTTTGTGTAAGTTTTTCaaattatttgttttgtttgacaAACATGTTCAACCTAAAAGCCAATCACTTTATTATCTTTTTtgccaaagaaagcaacacatctaCAAATGTCACTATCTGTTACCAGAGAATTattgctttttaaaaaaaaaaaaatctatagtctcatcaaaataaatgtgtatGTAAACCTAATCTCTGCAACTAATTGATATACCTTTTATTAACAGTGAAAGTCAGCTAATTAGAATCATCAATCGGGCCAATGTGCTCGTCTTCACAACTCCTGTGTTGCCTGCTTctgtataaaatataaatgagcATCTCTGTCTGTCTTAATCTCTCTAATCTTGTTATTTCCTCGGGGTCTGCAGCATTTCCAGAAGGTGATCCCCCACCAGTTTGACAGCTGCACAGATAAGCTGATCCTCAGGGCCTACCAGGTCAAATACAACCCCAAGAGGATGAAGAAGTAAGAGTGCTCATTATTCAACTAACGACCAGTCAGACTCAGACCTGACAGGCTCATGTAGCCCAGGAGGATTTGTTCTCCTGTCTTACTGATTCTGACGTTTTGCAGCACACTCTCTTCTGTGTTTGATGTGTGCTTGTTGTGTTGAGAGAGCAAAATCCCTGTTCTATGTTCGAAGCACAGCaacaaactttaaaaaaaaaatgtaagtgttGCTCTAACTTAGCATTATcccgttttgtttattttttattagacTTGAGAAAGAATACACCACAATCAAGAACAAAGAAATGGAGGAACAAATTGAGATCAAGGTGTGTATGCTCAgctgtttgtgtattttatgtatttgtgCATGATGTGGACATATAAAATAATACTATTTGtgagattaaaaaaagaaataggcaATATAAATGGCatgtgcctctctctctctgttcagAGGTTACGCACAGAAAACAGGCTGCTGAAGCAGAGGATCGAGACACTAGAGAAGGTAAGGGACAGGTTTTTATTCCAGCTTTTCTAAATGCTCAAATAAATCAGATTTGTTTGCAGCGTCATTGCGAGTAACAGCCGGATTGCTCAGCGCAGGACTCATTGATCAGAAATGACCTAGTTAAACACTGACAGACACTGTGGGTTGACATTTGTGAGATTTTTTGTCGTTTTGCCATctcgttggtgtgtgtgtgcgtttgtggCTTAGAATTTCTTTCCTTCTGTTCCTGCACTCAGCAGAATTTAATCTTTTGCTGCTCTCTGAAACACCTTTTTTTACGGACACTTCTCTACGATTGACCTGTGAACCCTTTCTTTCCTTGAATTTCCTCTGGGGTTGTGTTGTggtttactgtctttcactttctcttctcttcttcttttcACCCTCTTGTTTCTCTGCGCTGCGCTGTAGGAGAGTGCCGCTCTGGCAGACAGACTGATACAGGTAGAGTACTGCCAACCAGTTTCCCACTGACCTCGCTGTCCGAAGTCCTTCTCACACCTCTTTATTCCTCCTTCTTCtgcttctctccctcttcttaaCAAACCCCTACCAAAAGTGCATGAAAGAATATTGTTAAATATCTGTTCAGTCCAAGAGACTGTCCTGTGAAGCCTGGATGCATGTGCTGTTTAACTATGATTGAAACTCTAATAAGGTCTAATAGGATTATAAAATCCCTGTATGTCGCATGTAAAAGTGTATCACTACTGTTAAACATCTTCTATAGTAAAACTCCTTACCAAACTGGAAATAAAATCCTACATTGTTAGACATTTTTGGGCCTGCGGTTGTttactttgtttgtttttaacatgAGAAATACACATGTCTGTGTGCTAAATATAAAGCATCTGCCAACAGCTGGTAAGCTTAGTTTAACAAACAAGAGGAAACGGCTAGCACCTTCTTAATTAAAATCTTGTGGCTTTAAGGGAACGTATACCAACGAGATGTCACATGTTATTAAGCAAGCTTTAAAGGATGCTGGTTGGTGGATTATTTTAACCTTTTGAAAAGAGACTGACTAACTGTTTCCCCTAATTTCCAATCTttatgctaaactaagctaacaAGCAAGCCAATACACTTATTTCCCCaaatgtcaaactattccttaaagtaaaaaaacaaatgtaatatGTTGCCTTGATGCCCAGCATATCCTTTTTCCCTACTTTGGTATGTAGTCtgcattttaaagtttaaactcCACATCTGATCTTGACCCTCTGGCCTGCTATTCCAGGGTCAGGTGACGAGGGCACAGGAAGCCGAGGAGAATTACGTGATCAAGCGGGAGCTGGCGGTGGTGAGGCAGCAGTGCAACACAGCCAGCGAGAACCTGGAGAAAGCACAAGACACCATCAGAGAGCTGCAAGAACAGAAGGTGACCACCGGCCCACAATCTGTGCAATCACCCTGTGGAGGCAACAGAAACCATTGTTCAACCTGTTCAAGTTATTGTTGTTGTAAGATTTTCTCACAAGGCAGAAGTAGTTCATCTGCATTTCTCTTGAGTCGTACATTAGGTAATGGTTCATGAGGGCAACTGGTTGAATGATTACAAAATCGTAAGTTCCTAATTCATGTGATATCAGGCTGTGAAAAAACAAGTTCAGTTATTTTTCTACCCATCCTAAAAACAGTTTGTAATGAATATTTAAGTAATAAGTGTTTAAAAAAGCTAGACACAAACAACCCCTCTGATCTGGTGCAACCTCTTTACAAATGAATTACAGCTAAAATAACACCCCAGCAAAGTACACCCCTCTGTAAGAATATGAATATACCTTCTCTCTTTTAAATGCTAATCACATTCAGCCAGAAGAAAGAGATAACGTTTAGACCCACCTTTTAAAAAGATACaagttttaaattattatttagCGTTTTCATTTATTGTGCTCAAGATGCTGAGTGATTTTATTCCATCTCAAGATTGCGTGCACCCATCACCCTCCAGAGCTCACACACCCCCAGACACTCACAGTGCTCTTTGATAATAACCAAGACTGAAAAGCCAAAAATGACTAACCGATACTGTTTAACGCACGCTATGTACTTGTCTAATTTCAATCTATTGTAATTTGCCTCGTGGGAAAGTATGTCCCACTCTGTGTTTCTAATGCTCTCACAGCCCTACCTTTTCTTAAGTTTACCTTTTGATGTGGTGACATGAGAATATACAGTAGCTCTACAGTATATGTCTGTCATCCCCTGAGTCAGCAGGGCACATGTGCTGCTTTACACTTAACTTGTTCACCAGCTATTTTGAAGTTTCATTACACACTTTTACTTAGGACTGGGAAAACCAGCCACAGAACAGGAAAATgctgatttatttttaaatgagttTCCTTCTGTTGCTGCATGCGGCTAGCTGCAGATATTAACAAAGAATAGTAAAAGTGGCATGTTATAAAAGATGCTCATGATTTATTTGTGAAAGATATAGGTATAACTCTTGGTGTGTGGCTGGAAATGAACTCCTTTCAAATTGGTTCTGCCTTCccattatgtaaaaacattattttgaaatgttgtcACTCAAAAACAAATGGCAAAGGGCGTGCATGACAGTGTATTATTAATACTCAACTTGAGACAACAGAAACAAGCAGCAGTATGTGGAGGAATTCACACTTCTTGACACACTGTGGTAAAATAACTGAGCTCATAGCCATAACAAGCAATCAGTCTATGACTCAAAAACAATTTAAGGAACAACAATTTGTTGAGGCCCAAACAAGGTCAATCGTCTTCTCCCTATACCCATTAGGAAATAAATATCTATACTTAACGATCTCTCAGAAAGCTGAACAACAAATGGTCAAAGTTGCGCTGTTACATGATATAGATATATACCTGCTGTATGTAACACCACTGATGTTTGTTCAGTACACAGAGCCGTTTGTGACCGACCTGCAGATGCAGCTGGAGCAGTCCAGAATGCATGAGGCCGAACTGTTGGGGGCGCTGAAAGAAATGCAAGACAAGGTCCTCGATCTGGAGAAGGtgacagaggagagagaggggaagggAGTGTGAAAGTTTAGAGACACTTGCAGGCCTGTGAATGTAACTGTGAATGTGTTAAAGATCATCTCATGCAAACCAAGTTGTTAAAGCTGTTAAACACCAAACAAAGGTGTACTTGACATTTCAATGTGTCTTATTGACTTAAAAAGGTGTAGAGACAACTCTTACTCCTTCTTCTCTTACTATTATATATTTACtggtatttaaaacatgtttattaaTGCTAGCAGTCTATCTCTAATCCATGTCAATGTCTGAACTGTTGATAAGTTAGTTGTTCCACTACTTTGGTCCAGACTGACATTTTTGAAATATCTATTAGATAGATGAAATGTTTTGCAGACCTTCACTGTCCCCCAAGGACGAAGCCCTCTGACTTTAGTGATCCCCTGAACCTTTCTCTGTGCCATCCTTGGCTCTATTAATGAAAATAATCATCGTGCAAATCGTGAAAGTGACCACTTGATATTTTGACTTACACACTCACAGGTTTTCAGTTACATGCCTCCACAATAATTGGATGGAATGACATGAAGTTGATTTCAAGTAATACTTTTAAACTGTAAAcatgacatgtttttttatccAGCGAAGCTCTTGCCTGCCTGATGAGAACAACGTGGCGGCTCTGCAGGAGGAGCTGAAGCAGATGAAGCTGAGGGAGATGGAGACGCTGCGCTCATTCAGAGAGATGCAGGACATCGTCACTGATCTCAACCAGCGCtggcaggtaacacacacacacacacacacacacacacacacacacacacacacacacactgctgctgttccTCTACATGTCTACAACTACCTATGTGTGCATGTCCATGTGCCCTGGTAGTGGCGGGAGAGTTAAAAGTGTGCTACTCTGTGTTTCCGCAGCATCATATGTCCCGCGGCAGCAGCACAGGGGGCGGACACTGGAAGGAGTCCCCGAAGAAGAACGCCATGAACGAGCTGCAGGACAAACTGATGACGGTCAGACTGAGAGAGGCCCAGGCTCAAGCTGAGCTCAGAGAGGTCAAACTCAAAGCCCTGCAGCTGGAGAGCCAGGTCAGACATACTGTAACACAGTCAGTCAGTCTTTGCCAGTCCCTTTCTTGCCTACACAGATAAATACACAAAGGGTTAGTGAtgataaaacaataaaagtagACCATCACccacccggaagaatcaaatggacaatgacgtatctccaacgaggcgttttggggaggtattttctgtgttagagttttactcgctacagggtgtactttgagggttttgactctgcacaccgtttacattaCATGCAAAAAGAAAGATAGGtgttaatttttatttttattgcaAAAATGATAAAAGAAATAATCAATAAGAGAATGTCCACTGTGGGTCTATTAACACAATTAAGACTATATTTGGGAATCATTTCAGTATTTGTGAGATTGTAATACATTTGTGCCATCagcaaatacaaaaaaagaaagataGTTTGCCCCAAAATTGAGATTATGAGATTGGTGGACATTCACTTAAACACATCGCAATAGCCTTTATTTATAGTGTCATTGACTCAACACCGAAATAAGGACTTCCTTCCAGATTTACCATCCCTTTCCCTTCCACTACTTATCTCTTAGTCTTTATACATTAATGTTCTTTCTTGACCCCTGCTGCTGCAGACcatgtgtttgtttctcattTGCAGATACATGGCTCTGTATGAACACCACATTTTTGTTTGTTATTATCTATCATCTAGAGATATTTGcggaataaaaaaaagtatatttgATTTAAATCACCCATTTGACTTCCTTCACTTCAGAACCAGATCCACAGCAAGCTGATTGGTCGCAACGATCAGGAACGCTCCACACTGCAGGACCGGATCCAGATGCTGGCCAATCAGAACAAAGCTCTCCAGGCCCAGCTCAACGAGATGAAAAGG
Above is a window of Pseudochaenichthys georgianus chromosome 1, fPseGeo1.2, whole genome shotgun sequence DNA encoding:
- the evi5l gene encoding EVI5-like protein isoform X1 — encoded protein: MSIPSISPEREGSALPHLECPSSPSGMDQDPPSTGSPVLSPDSSSHDATLSAPAASPADSENLSPDELELLAKLEEQNRLLEADSKSMRSMSGSRRNSGSSLVSSSSASSNLSHLEEDTWILWGRIVNEWEEWRRKKDKLLKELIRKGIPHHFRAIVWQLLGNATDMPVKNQYSELLKMSSPCEKLIRRDIARTYPEHEFFKGQDSLGQEVLFNVMKAYSLVDREVGYCQGSAFIVGLLLMQMPEEEAFCVFVRLMQEYRLRELFKPSMAELGLCIYQFEYLLQEQLPELNVHFRSQSFHTSMYASSWFLTLFLTFLPLPVATRIFDIFMYEGLEIIFRVGLAILQYNQTDLIQLDMEGMSQHFQKVIPHQFDSCTDKLILRAYQVKYNPKRMKKLEKEYTTIKNKEMEEQIEIKRLRTENRLLKQRIETLEKESAALADRLIQGQVTRAQEAEENYVIKRELAVVRQQCNTASENLEKAQDTIRELQEQKYTEPFVTDLQMQLEQSRMHEAELLGALKEMQDKVLDLEKRSSCLPDENNVAALQEELKQMKLREMETLRSFREMQDIVTDLNQRWQHHMSRGSSTGGGHWKESPKKNAMNELQDKLMTVRLREAQAQAELREVKLKALQLESQNQIHSKLIGRNDQERSTLQDRIQMLANQNKALQAQLNEMKRKQSEHDCKSKEEVMAVRLREADSMAAMAELRQKVADLEIQREEGLIQGQLNHSDSRQYINALRDQIAELKNEIRQMRGQKAAPSSRVSSGGGSANYQDLCLTSPTSAEGDYLSSDEDLLPSPLPPNALYPSLSSQCHPSACLDSEGSTDSEAEERVLTHPDPQQLYGSMVCTEALDN
- the evi5l gene encoding EVI5-like protein isoform X2, whose amino-acid sequence is MSIPSISPEREGSALPHLECPSSPSGMDQDPPSTGSPVLSPDSSSHDATLSAPAASPADSENLSPDELELLAKLEEQNRLLEADSKSMRSMSGSRRNSGSSLVSSSSASSNLSHLEEDTWILWGRIVNEWEEWRRKKDKLLKELIRKGIPHHFRAIVWQLLGNATDMPVKNQYSELLKMSSPCEKLIRRDIARTYPEHEFFKGQDSLGQEVLFNVMKAYSLVDREVGYCQGSAFIVGLLLMQMPEEEAFCVFVRLMQEYRLRELFKPSMAELGLCIYQFEYLLQEQLPELNVHFRSQSFHTSMYASSWFLTLFLTFLPLPVATRIFDIFMYEGLEIIFRVGLAILQYNQTDLIQLDMEGMSQHFQKVIPHQFDSCTDKLILRAYQVKYNPKRMKKLEKEYTTIKNKEMEEQIEIKRLRTENRLLKQRIETLEKGQVTRAQEAEENYVIKRELAVVRQQCNTASENLEKAQDTIRELQEQKYTEPFVTDLQMQLEQSRMHEAELLGALKEMQDKVLDLEKRSSCLPDENNVAALQEELKQMKLREMETLRSFREMQDIVTDLNQRWQHHMSRGSSTGGGHWKESPKKNAMNELQDKLMTVRLREAQAQAELREVKLKALQLESQNQIHSKLIGRNDQERSTLQDRIQMLANQNKALQAQLNEMKRKQSEHDCKSKEEVMAVRLREADSMAAMAELRQKVADLEIQREEGLIQGQLNHSDSRQYINALRDQIAELKNEIRQMRGQKAAPSSRVSSGGGSANYQDLCLTSPTSAEGDYLSSDEDLLPSPLPPNALYPSLSSQCHPSACLDSEGSTDSEAEERVLTHPDPQQLYGSMVCTEALDN